The Microscilla marina ATCC 23134 genome contains the following window.
GGCGCCGATTCGGTGGCTCGTTTAAAGGTTTGGTTATCGGCTTGGGCAGTCAAGTAAATAATTGGAATGGGGTTTTCGGCAAGTATACGGTGAGCGGTTTCTATGCCATCTATGTCACCTTCTATCAAAATATCCATTAAAATGAGGTCAGGCTTGTACAAGCGAGCACTTTCTATGGCGGCATCTCCAGTAATTACCGAGTCTACCACTTCATAGCCTAGTTTATGAAGGCGCACCTCCAGGTCTTTGGCAACTATACGTTGATCTTCAACAATGAGTATTTTTTGTAATGACATAGGGCTTGCTTACCTTGATTCAAAACTTTTGCAATGAGTATTTACAGCGAGTAACTGTTTACCAATTATTAGGACGGGGTGATCACTATACATAGACGTTATGCTCATATCACCAAATTTACTAATATATTAAAAATCAGAAAACCCAAAAGGGTTAAATAGTAAAAGATCTTAAAAAAAATGTATTTACTCAACTCAAGCATACCCCAAAACTTTGTATACAATGTAGCCAATTACTTCGTGGCTTAGCACATACCATTTGTACAAAGCTTTTTCGGCAGGAAAAAGCGAAAATGGAAAGGTAAAGCCCTTGTCTATAGTGTAAAAGTCTACACTAAAAGGAGTAACCCGGATACCTGCCTGACGAAAACAACCTACAGCACGCCTGATATGAAAAGCCGAAGTAATGAGTAGGTAAGATTGACGGGGAAATTGTTTGTTCAATATTTTTGCGGTATTGAGGGCATTTTCTCGGGTGTTACGTGCCTTAGTCTCTATTATAATGTCGTGTGAAGGAACTTTTGCCTGTAGCAAAACTTGTTTGAGCAAATAAGCTTCAGCTCTTTCCAGCCGTTGCTTAGGGTCAAAACTTCCTCCACTAATCAATATCTTTTTTATTTTCCCTACTCTATATAACATCAGCGCCTGGGTAATTCGGTCACCCCCTTTGTCAAGGTATACCCTATCATGCGGTTTTTTATCAGTGTTGGTTACTCCGGTCAGCACAATGCCTACATCGTAGTTTTGTCTAATGCTATGAAGTGGGGTAGGGGGGGCTTCCCAAAGTAACAATGCCTGATTGACAATGAAAGGGTTGGTAAATAGCCAAAGCAAAAAAACACCTGTACGCAATAATTGACGTCTACGGCGAGGCTTTTTGGTGAGCAGTGCCCAGGTAAACACCAGGCACAACCAGGTGACAGGCATCAAAAAGTAATACAGGGTTTTGGATAGGAAAAAAAACATAGGAAATGTGAATGTATAAAGCCTACAAGGAAGTTCCTGTTTTTGACGAGGTGTTTGAACAAAATTTTTCGCTAAAAACAGGGAGATTTTTTAAAATATTGGCAGTATTTAGAGTGCCTTCAGTCAAATTTAAGGGTTTCTACCTATGCTTAAAAATAAGCCTTGGATTTTTTAAGAGTTTTCCATAAAAAATTTTGTAATCGATGATTTATGCCTACCTTTGCAACCCCAAATTATACACACCTCTTAAACCATCTTAAATTCAGTCAGTTAACAGTTTTTCCTGACCTTTTCTTCTTTATCTGCAAACCAATAATTATTTGGCAGTATGCATGGTTTAAAGTTGAAAAATAAGAAAAAACTAAATGCAACAATACAAAGTACAATTCATGCTTTGTAAAGCACAAATAGTTTAAAATATTTTCAATATAAATTGTTGATATTAAAATTATATTTTGTTTTTTTGAAAAAAAATTCAACAAAATTCTAATAGATATTAATTATGGCAAAAGCTATAAAGATTGATAATACGGATAGAAAAATTCTTAGAATTTTACAGGAAAATGCCAAAATTACCAATGCGCAACTATCAAAGGACATTGGGCTGTCGCCTGCGCCAACTTTGGAACGTGTAAAAAAACTAGAAAACATGGGCTTGATCAAAAGCTACCATGCGATGCTAGATACACATAAAGTAGGACTAGGTGTAACTACATTTGTACAAGTGTTTATTTCAAGCCACAAAAAGACTTGCATCGATGCTTTTGTGGATAAAATTCTAAAGATTGATAATGTGATCGAATGTCATCATATTACTGGTTCTTGCGACTTTTTACTTAAGGTAATTGCTGCCGATATTTCGTCATATCAAAAGCTAATGCTTGAAGAAATCAGTGAAATTGAAGAAATCAGCAACATGCAGTCTATGGTAATCTTGTCTACATTTAAAGACAAAAAAATATTGCCTATTCCATAAAATATTTTTATCCCAAGTGGGTAAAGAGCAAAAAAATAAAAAAAGAGACAATTTGGTGGAACCAATATTGTCTCTTTTGGGTTTAACACTTAACTTGATTGTTGTATAATACATCTATTTGTAAAAAAATACGCTACTCAGCTTTTTTTGCTTCGTTCTTATACTCCTTCACACCCTCTCCAGCTGATCAAAATACGATCCTAGCCTTGCTTGCTTCTCCGAATCAAATTCGGTTTATAACCCTGAGTTTACCCTTAAGAGTTTTGTGCCTTCATCAACCAGACAAAACCTCAGGTAAGTTCTTTTTTGAGCACTGATATACACCGGCATCCAAGAACCCATACACTCAGTAGTGGAGGCATAAATCAGAGCGAAAAGTAGTAGAGTAGTGAAAAAACAAAAAGGAGAAAATAAAATGAAAGTAAAACTACCTTTATTAATTTTAGCTTTAACTGCTTGTACTCAATTACACGCTCAAACTACCATTTATGTCAGCAAAAACTTTGAGAAATCTGGTGTTATTGAATATATACACGTTGCATTAACCCATGTGAGTTATTGGAGCAGTACTAATAAAAAGTATATTGATCTCAAGACGAAGGTTTCTCCTCCTGTGGGTTTAGACACCGTACAATTTCCAGGAAGCAATGCTGTTTATCGCATCAAAGAAACTCGACAGGGACTTTGGCTTTCCCATCCCAACGGCAAAAAACAGTTTTTTGATTTACTGCCCACTACTTATATCAGCAAAGACTTTGAACATAAGGGGGTAGTTGAGTTTTTAGAAGTTACCGGGAATTCTACCGTTTATAAGTATTATACCAGCAAAAACCCTCATCGTAAGATACAGTTACAAACTGTGGCAAGAGATGGTAAAAAATTTCGCTTTCAGGTGAAGTTCCCTGGGCAAAAAGCTACGTATTGGTTGTCTTATACTGCTACCTGCGATAGCGATATTCTTTGTTTGCACCCCGATGGGCGCAAACAACTGTTTAAGTATTATTATTGGGTAGAAGGTGAATAGTTACCGCGACCTATTCTGTAAAACACTTTTCGCTCTCAGGCGAGTAACAATCAAAGGTTGAAAAGAGGCTTGACTGGCTATCCAATAATAACACAACCTATCAGCCTAAAACTTAGCCTTGTAAGAGGTTTTTGCGTATGAATGGGTGAAAACCAAATGTTATAAACAACCAATGAAAGTACAACTATTACTATTGACTTTAGTGTTGACTCCCTTTGCTTATTTACCCGCTCAAACTACTATTTATGCCAGCAAAAACTTTGAAAAAGCTGGAGTGACCGAATACCTCAGTACCTCTGCTTTAGCTAATTACGAATTAGTCAATTACGAATGAGGAAATTACGAATTACCAATGGTTCAATTACGAATTAAAGCGAAGCCAATATGGTCTACAGACTACTAACTCCGGAATAATAGACGAATGGCTTCGCCCAATTCGTAATTCGTAATTCGTAATTCTCAAATTCGTAATTAACTTACGCAAAGCCAATATGGTCTACAGACTACTAACTCCGGAATAATAGACGAATGGCTTCGCCCTCATTCGTAATTCGTAATTCTCAAACTCATAATTAACTTACGCGAAGCCACTATGGTCTACAGACTACTAACTCCGGAATAATAGACGAATG
Protein-coding sequences here:
- a CDS encoding Lrp/AsnC family transcriptional regulator — protein: MAKAIKIDNTDRKILRILQENAKITNAQLSKDIGLSPAPTLERVKKLENMGLIKSYHAMLDTHKVGLGVTTFVQVFISSHKKTCIDAFVDKILKIDNVIECHHITGSCDFLLKVIAADISSYQKLMLEEISEIEEISNMQSMVILSTFKDKKILPIP
- a CDS encoding YdcF family protein encodes the protein MFFFLSKTLYYFLMPVTWLCLVFTWALLTKKPRRRRQLLRTGVFLLWLFTNPFIVNQALLLWEAPPTPLHSIRQNYDVGIVLTGVTNTDKKPHDRVYLDKGGDRITQALMLYRVGKIKKILISGGSFDPKQRLERAEAYLLKQVLLQAKVPSHDIIIETKARNTRENALNTAKILNKQFPRQSYLLITSAFHIRRAVGCFRQAGIRVTPFSVDFYTIDKGFTFPFSLFPAEKALYKWYVLSHEVIGYIVYKVLGYA